The Tripterygium wilfordii isolate XIE 37 chromosome 5, ASM1340144v1, whole genome shotgun sequence DNA segment ATCAACAAAGCCCATCAAAACTGACCATGAAACGGAAGGATGCATCTAGGCATCGGCGGTTTTGGGGATGAGAGGGATTGTGGCTCCCAGCTGGCCCTTGGAGTGCTTGAGCTTGGCCTCCTGGTCGCGGATCTTCTTCATCTGAAGCATGCGCTCCATGACAAGCTCGTACTCGCACTTTTCGTAAGTGTGGCGTTCATCCTCGCACTTCCATGGCAGATAGAACTCGGACTGTCTGCATTTGTTGAGGGGGATCAGCAGGTGGGCGCACTGGTCCCTGTACGCGAGAGGCACCCTCGCCTCCACCATCTCCGCCTGCGTGGCTATCATCTTCTTAGATGATCCCTCAACCTCCATCTTCGTTCGATTCAACGGCTGTGATCGCTGTTTTGGtctctaaaataattttttggcCTTGTTCGGTGGGGCGGAGGCTTTAATTTAAAAAGCTCGCTGCTTTTTTCTGGGTCGTATTTCGGTGTTTGCTTAGTTGGGGTTCTCAAATCTCAAATGTAATACTCAGAAGCTCAGCTTAGCTGGCGTGGTGGCATTAGGTGTGTTCACCGGGCTTCAGGACCCGGTCCGATCCAGTGACCCCGATTGACTCAAAACTTATCAGACAGACCCAACCCAATAAATTTTTAGCAGGCCGGGTTCGGGTTAACATTTtcataaataatttatatttttctgtaaataaaagataaaatatatttttttcttattatttgataatttttcaagacagacaataatttattcaagcacatgaataaaagtttcggaagatttgatgaatccatatgagtgcatgtacgcatcaAATCGTTCCGCATAGGGAGTAGCCCATGCAGCTGCATAAGTATGCCTATAGTGAACTCATTCATGagtgatgggaggcattggataatcccttgtcaaaccaactttgacatAGTGATGaccatttacgtgccctataACGATGACAATACGCCGATAGGGTGgtggaggagctgtacgtagtggtagatatgtccaactctctgcatgatgaagaacatgcaatatcacattgtgtgcagaagcaatcaatagacccaCATCTAacattgtcatccagtgctcAAATGGTGCTACAACATCATCTCGAAAAAAATTCAGTGAGTGTTTAACACTGTATGCCCTCTCTTCAGCGTCAAGTATTTCAACATGGAAAATGATAACTATACATagtttttttgtacataaatgTACATAGCCTATGTGGCATGACAAATCATCATGCCACATAGGATTTATTTTAAATGACATGGCAGGGCCACAACAAGTTTCCCGCTTCTCTTTCTTCCCTTGTTTAATATccatttttattcaattttctttctctctccatcaAAGCTTTTTTTTGACGCGATATGTAGGGTTTACATCACAGACCATCATAGATCTCGCCTCCTCATTATATGCGATCAAGTTTCTATATCCGCTAAGAGTTTCGTCCACCAGATTGAGCTTTGTTTTCGATGGCATCGGCAGAGGCTTCGGCTTTGGCTACGGCAAAAGTTGCAGGATCAGCGCAAGGCATGCGATTCCTCTCCCAACAACATCCAGGTATGGCCATTATTCAGGTTACTTTTGGGTTTATAAAGGATGTGTTTTGGTTTATTAGATGTCTACGTAGTGTAGTTATCGTTACAATTTGTGTAGAATTACCTTGGTGGGTTATAGACTAAATTATTTCCAATTATTCAATATCCTGCAATGTCTGTTTACATTGTTCAAATTAATAACGTAATTATGAAGTTTACCCATTTCCAGTTACTCTATATACTGCAATTGGTATTTACATTGTCATTGTTGTTATTACGTATCTATTAACGCTTATTACATATATGATACTTTTTACCAGAAGTTTCTTCTACATATTTACAAAAACTTTTCAACTATCAAATACATAGTTTGTGTATGTTAAAACATTGTTCATATGTCTAATTACGTTTCAATTGTGTATGACGACATCcttgtattatttttctagggaCAATAATGGATGATGTAAATCTGATGGATTTGAATAATGGGATTGATGGTAACAGAAGTAAAGATAAATATGAAGAGGGTGTTGCATCTAACGTGCCGACATATGGGATGTTGTTTGAAAGTGTGGATGACATGTTTGAGTATTACAAGGCCTATGGTCAAGTTAAGGGGTTCTCCGTCAAGAGGAGATCACTAACGAGGGACACAAATGGGATCTACAGATATTTGGTATTTACATGCGGGCGCTCAGATAAATATATTAGCCAAGCAAAAAATCTTGTCAATCACCGATCTAATTCAAAGAACAATTGCAAGGCAAGGATAACAGCTCGTTTAACTACAGATGGGAAATGGGAAATTACTCTATTTCATGACGAGCACAATCACAGTTTGAGCCCTAGTCATTCCCGTTTCTTCAGTTGCAATAGAGAAATTAATCCACATGTGAAGAGGCAACTAGAAATCAATGACATTGCAGGGATTCGACCTAACAAGAGTCATAATGCTTTTGTTATAAGTGCTGGTGGACatgataatttaaattttttggaAAGGGATGCGCGTAATCATATTGCCAATTTGAGGCGTATGAGTCTTGGGGAGGGCGATGCAGATGCGGTTCAGAGGTATTTCTTGAAAATGCAGGCCAACAATCAGGGATTTTTTTCACTCATTGATTGGGACCAGGATGGTCGACTGAGAAACGTCTTTTGGGCAGATCCTTGTAGTAGGGCAGCATACCAGGAGTTTGGAGATGTAGTCACTTTTGATACTACTTATCTCACAAACAAATATGACATGCCCTTTGCTCCCTTCGTTGGAGTTAATCACCATGGTCATTCTATACTTTTAGGATGTGGACTTATTTCCAGTGAAGATACGAATACTTTTGTGTGGTTGTTCCGAACTTGGCTTGCTTGTATAGGCGAAACGTCTCCCCTTATAACCAATGCTTTACTATAATCATTATCAGCAACTTTAATCACGTCTTCTTTCTCACCCACACCTGCTGCATTGTTTTCATACGATTGGTTGTCCGAATCAATCGCAAAATTTATATCTGAgttcaacatatttttcaattcCTTTTCCCTCAATAGAGATTTCCTCAATTCTTCCAACTCACCATGCATTTGCGCTATTTGTTTTTCGTGCTCAACATTATCATGTTTCAACTTTTGACTCTCTTGCTTTGCTTCATCCCTCTCTTTTTCCAAGCGATCAATTGTCAGTAAAGCTTCATTTAACTTTGTGATTGCACTGATTGATCCTTCTGTGGGTTGAGAATTCACATTCTGGttagaagaagatgaattgCTGGATGCACTTGGTACTTGATTAGATTCTGAACTAATGCTTGTACTATCGTCCTCCGATTCTGATTCCGAATCAAGACGTTGCCTATCTATTGCAGCTCTTTCCTTTTCAGTCATTATCAAATTACAATCAATCACCTATAAAAAGTATACATTGTTAAATATTTAAACCACCATCATTTTCTAAGTAATAAAAATCCAGTTACACACAATTCAATAATAGTAGCatgtaataaaaacaaaagaaaatgtatttttgaatttaataaataGTTTATATTATGAGCATGCTATGTAATACAATTAATTCACAACAATGGGAAATAGAGTATCATTCATGTGTATTATTGCTATAACAAAACGTCAGACTGAAATACACAAAACTAAATTGACCCATTCA contains these protein-coding regions:
- the LOC119998222 gene encoding NADH dehydrogenase [ubiquinone] 1 beta subcomplex subunit 7-like, which encodes MEVEGSSKKMIATQAEMVEARVPLAYRDQCAHLLIPLNKCRQSEFYLPWKCEDERHTYEKCEYELVMERMLQMKKIRDQEAKLKHSKGQLGATIPLIPKTADA